In Nocardia sp. NBC_01327, the genomic stretch CCGCAGAATGCCCGCCGCATTGATGAGCGCGTCCAGCCCGCCGAGGGTCTCGACCGCACTCGCGACGCCGGCCTTCACCGAATCCTCATTGCCGATATCGACCGTGACCGTGCTCAGCCGCTCACCATTGCCCTGCTCAGCAGCCTGCTTCGCAGTCTCGGCCAGCCCGGCCTCATTGATATCCGCGGCAACAACCTGCCCGCCCTCATTGAGAACCCGATGCACAGTAGCCCGGCCGATGCCCGAGCCCGCGCCGGTGATCAGTACTCGGCGATCGGTAAAACGCTCCATTGCGAACTTCTCCTCTGATGTCTTCTTCCCCCGTACCTGACACGCTACGCCCGAATGGCACAACGTGCCACACTGACATCCAAAGACTAGGATGAGTCTTGCCACCCCAACGACAAGGACGTCCAATGCCCGCCCCCGCCCCGCAGCGCCCCACCCTGGCCGAGCGCCGCAAGGCCGAAACGCGCCTGGACATAGCCCGCACCGCCGCCCGCCTCTTCGCCGAACACGGCACCGCCGACGTCACCGCCGAACAAATAGCGGAAGCCAGCGGCATAGCCCTCCGCACCTTCTACCGCTACTCGCGCACGAAGGAAGACGCCGTCGAACCAATGCTCACGACCGGCGCCCAACGCTGGTTCGAAGCAATAGCCTCCGGCCCCCGCCGGCTCCCCACGCTGGCCGACCTCGAGGCCACCGCAGTCCAATCCCTGACCATCGACGGCGGCGAAGACTTCGACCTCACCCGCGGCCTACTCCAAGCCATGGAAACCGACCCTGCCCTCCGCGCGGTGTGGCACCGCATCAATATGGAGGGCGAACGCGAATTACGCAGAGTCCTCACCGAATTGGCAGGCTCCGACGCTGACACTCTGCATCTCCGCCTCCTCGCTGCTGCAGCCGCGGGCGCGATCCGCATAGCCTTGGAACAGTGGGCAGCCGGCGACGGTAGTGAGGCGCCCGCCTCCCTCGTGGTCCGCTGCATCCGTGCCCTCGGCGTCGGGGTGTAATTCGAACTATCCGTCCGCCCAGTTTGGTTGTATCCGTTGATGAATCGGTCACTTCCTCGTATTCGGTAACGCCACGATGTACAACGCGGATCATTCGCTAGAGTTCTCATTCGGGAGTTGTAGTTCAGGGGTGGTCATGGTCGAAGAGTGGAAGTTCGATGTTCCAACCGTCGGCACCAAGCACCTTCCGCCCGACCCCCGGTACATGGAGGCCCTGACCAGCCAGGGCTACGGATTCGAAGCCGCCGTAGCGGATCTCGTCGACAACTCCATCGATGCGGGCGCCAAGGATGTCGTCATCCACTTTCTGCGCGACGGCGACCGATTGGTCAGTCTGCTGATCGTCGATGACGGTTGCGGAATGGCCGAGGATGAACTCGATGTGGCCATGACCGTCGGCGGCCGCCGCGACTACCAGCACGGTGCGCTCGGCATGTTCGGCACCGGACTCAAATCCGCATCATTGAGCCATGCTGCAGCGGTCACGGTGGTGAGTCGAACCCGCATGAGCCGGCCGATGGGTCGGCGCTGGAATATGGAGCGCGCCAAGACCGGATTCCAGTGCGACATAGTCGAACCGGGCTACGCGCAGTCCCTCATCGACCGATACGCCGGGAAGCCGATCACGTGGCACGGCACGGTTGTGCGCTGGGACGGCGTGAAGGACTTTCCCCGCAATGGCGGACCCGAGCAGACCGAACGCTATCTGGCCCGGATCATCAGCAAGCTCGGCATGCACCTCGGACTGCAATTGCATCGATTCCTGGCCCGTGGGAACTTCAACATCACCATTGCCGTCGAGGACATTGCTACTGGTCTCGTAGTGATGGATTTCGGTGTGCAACCGGTGGATCCGTTCGGCTACCCCGTGGTCGGGCACCCCGGGTATCCACGCACCTTCAAGGTGGAGGTTCCCTCCGCCGGCATTGTGCCGATGCACGCGCACATCTGGCCGCCGAAGTCGTCGCTCGCACAGTTCCGCGGCATCGGCTCGCTGCTGGAGACGCAGGGCTTCTATCTCTACCGCAATGATCGGCTCGTACAGGCGGGCGGCTGGAACAACTTCCGTCAGCCCGAACAGCATTTGTCCCTGGCGCGAGTCGCAGTCGAGCTGCCGCCCGGCGCGAGTGACGTATTCCGCCTGACCGTCAAGAAGGACGGCGTCTCGATCTCACCGGAATTCATTGCCGCGCTGGAGAATGCGACAGACGACGACAGCGTCACCTTTACCGGATACCTCAGCGCCGCCGACACCGTCTACCGCGAGGCGCGCAAACGCGCAGGCGTCGAACGCAAGCCGGTGATCCCGCCCGGCAAGGGTCTGGATCCGGCTGTTCGAGAAGTGATTTCAGAGGAACTGCCTCCGTTGATCGGTGAAGACCCCATCGTGATCCGGTGGCAGACCTTCGAGGGCGACACATTCTTCGAGATCGACCGCGAGGAACGCGAGATCCTGCTCAACCAGCGCTACCGTGCCGCAGTTCTTGGGGGCCGTCGAGGCGGCCTCAACGACGCCCCCATGATCAAGTCTCTGCTGTATCTGATGCTGCACGAAGTATTTCAGCGAGAGCGGCTCGGTAGCCGCGACAAAGACAATCTGCAGCTGTGGCAATCGGTGTTGGTGGCCGCGGCCCGGGCGGAAATGGATCGCCTCGGCGATCGGGACGGGGAATGACAGTGGAGTCGCTGCACACACCGGATGCCGCACCGCGGATTGCATTGCACCACGCGGTCCTTGCTGATCTGGCGGGGAGTAAGCCCAAACGTCTGGAACGCGCGATGCGGTATCAGGCCGAGGATCTCTCCGGTGCAGACCCGTACGCTTCGGAAGCGGACTTCCAGCAGGCATTGCGGGCGGCTGACGCCGGTGACCAACTGGTGGAGATGTGGCGAAAGCAATTGCGCGCCTGGGACTTCGCCCAGGGGCCGCAGTGGTCGTCCGCAGACCCGTGTACCGACGAACGCCGCGGTGACGTGTACCGCGAACTCTCGCTGGAGGCGACCACCGGCAAGCTGCTCGACGTAGTAGCGCCGGTGGTCAAGGCTCCCCGGCCGGTCGTGATCAGTAAGGAGTTCGTCCCGTGGTACGCCACGCATCAGGGCCGCGAATGGTACTGGCCCATGTACACCGAGCTGTTGGCCCGCAAAGGCTGGACCGACCAGGCGATCACGACCCTCGATATGGCGACCGAGAGTGTGGTGGAACGACTTTCGGATCCGACGCGGCCAGAGGCGTACCAGTCCAAGGGCCTGGTTGTCGGTTACGTTCAGTCCGGGAAGACCGCGAACTTCACCGGAGTGATCGCGCGCGCAATGGATGCAGGTTATCGGCTGGTCATCGTGCTGGGCGGCACGATGAACCTGCTTCGCGATCAGACTCAGCGCCGTCTCGATATGGAGCTGGTCGGGCGTGAGAACGTCCTGCGCGGGGCAAGTGAGTTCGAGTCCGACTACGCCGACGACCCGGAATGGATCCAGCGCAAGTTCGTCGAATTCGGCACCGCCCCATCGGTATTGGGCGGGTTCGACATCCATCGCCTGACTACCCGCTACGACGACTACAA encodes the following:
- a CDS encoding TetR/AcrR family transcriptional regulator, coding for MPAPAPQRPTLAERRKAETRLDIARTAARLFAEHGTADVTAEQIAEASGIALRTFYRYSRTKEDAVEPMLTTGAQRWFEAIASGPRRLPTLADLEATAVQSLTIDGGEDFDLTRGLLQAMETDPALRAVWHRINMEGERELRRVLTELAGSDADTLHLRLLAAAAAGAIRIALEQWAAGDGSEAPASLVVRCIRALGVGV
- a CDS encoding ATP-binding protein, translated to MYNADHSLEFSFGSCSSGVVMVEEWKFDVPTVGTKHLPPDPRYMEALTSQGYGFEAAVADLVDNSIDAGAKDVVIHFLRDGDRLVSLLIVDDGCGMAEDELDVAMTVGGRRDYQHGALGMFGTGLKSASLSHAAAVTVVSRTRMSRPMGRRWNMERAKTGFQCDIVEPGYAQSLIDRYAGKPITWHGTVVRWDGVKDFPRNGGPEQTERYLARIISKLGMHLGLQLHRFLARGNFNITIAVEDIATGLVVMDFGVQPVDPFGYPVVGHPGYPRTFKVEVPSAGIVPMHAHIWPPKSSLAQFRGIGSLLETQGFYLYRNDRLVQAGGWNNFRQPEQHLSLARVAVELPPGASDVFRLTVKKDGVSISPEFIAALENATDDDSVTFTGYLSAADTVYREARKRAGVERKPVIPPGKGLDPAVREVISEELPPLIGEDPIVIRWQTFEGDTFFEIDREEREILLNQRYRAAVLGGRRGGLNDAPMIKSLLYLMLHEVFQRERLGSRDKDNLQLWQSVLVAAARAEMDRLGDRDGE